CCTGCCGGCCGCACACGACACGGACATCTACCTCACCGCCCTCGGCATCATCCTGACCACCGTCTACATCGCCGGGCTGGTCTTCCGGCCCAAACGGCAGTACCTGCGCATGGGCGTCGACAGCATCGCCGTCCTGGCCCTGTACGCCATCGGCATCGTCGGCCTGACCACCATCGCGGGTTGACCCGTGACCCGGCTCGTCGGCGACGGGGCCGTGGTGGCGGCGTACGGGACGCCGCCGACGCCCCGGAAGGGGCCTCGCGCGCCCCGGCCCCGGAAACGGCCGACGGGCGGGGCCTCCTCCCACCGGGTCAGGGGTTCGCGGACCGGGCGGCCGTCCGGTCCGCCCGCAGTCGCGCCGCCAGCCGCATGACCGCGGCGTGGAACGGCTCCTGCTGATCCACGCCCCACTGGTGCAGGTAGACGAGGAGCTGGGTGATGACGGTGTCGTACTCCACGAGTACGGAGCTGTTCGGTGCGCTCAGTTGCTCGATGTGCATCAGCCGTTGGTAGGTGGGGTCGTCGATCCTGTCGTGCGCCTTGAAGGACATGGCGTAGCGGCCGACCCCCTTCTTCGGCTCGACGGCGTACTGCAACTTGGCCGCGACGAGGCCCTCCTGTTCGGTGGTCAGGGCCCGGCTCTGCTTCAGCAACGTCTTCAGACGATCGACCTCGGCCTTCCGCCCTTTGACCAGGTCCCGGACCTCGCCGTCGCTCAGGTCCCGCCGCAACAGCAGCAGGATCTCGCTGTGGGCGTAGGTCTCGCCGGCGTCCACGTGGGTGAGTTCGTGGGCGAGCGAGCCGAGGCGCTCCGTGGCCCCTCCCGGCTGGTACAGCGCGTGCTTCAGGGTGTATTTCTCGGCGGTTCCGGCAGGGGAGAGCGCGGTCCCGGGCATTCCGCTCGTGAACTTGACGATGCCGCGGTGCGCCAGCAGGTCGCCCAGGACGTCCCGGGTGATCTGCGGGGCGCCGGTGTCCGCCCGGATGGCGTCCAGCAGTTGCAGGTCGTCCTCGACGAGGGTTCGCCGATCGTCTTCCGGCAGGCCGTTGACGACCCCGTTGAGCCAGTTCGAGAGGTTGGTGTTGGCGGCGAACAGATCGCTGTCGGGGCCCAGGCCGGTGGCGCGGATCTGCTGCAGGACGGCCTCCTGCGCGCTCAGGAGACGGCGCGCCTTCGCCAGCGGGTCGTCCTCCATGCTGGCGCTGTCGAGCTGCTGGTAGATCTGCGTGTGGGCGGACGCCTGCTGGAGGATCTCCTCGATGACGGCCGGCAGCCGTATGAGGTTGGATTCCGCGTGGCTCTCGGCGATCAGGTCGTCGACCGCCGTTTGGTGCCTTCCCGATTTCGACTGGCCACCGTACGCCTCGGCGACGGCCCTCAGTTTCTCCAGTTGCCTGCGCCTGGCCAGGTAACTGGTCTGCGGCAGCCGGTGGTAGGCGGCGAGAGCCTGTTCGACCTGCTCGATCGACGAGCCGCGCTTCTCGAGGAGGCCGACCGTGGTCTTCCGCCGGAATTCCTCGACCGACAGCAGGCGTGCGACGGGCAGGCCGGCGCCGGCACCGGGTGCCGTGGCGGCCGTGGCCGGGAAGCCGGCCCCGGCACCGGCCGCCACCCGTTCCGCCTCGCGCTCGAACCGGTCCGACGGGTCGCTGACGGCCAGTCCGCCACCGGTGTCGGTGCCGGCGACCGGGCCGCGGCGCTGCTGGAGGACGTGCGTCAGCTCGTGGGCGAGCACTTCCCGGCCCGAGTCGGACGCCGTGTCGTACCGGCCCCGTTGGAAGACGATGTGGGAGCCGGAGGTGTACGCCTGTGCGGCGACCGACGCGGCGGACTCGTGCGCCGCCCGGTCGGTGTGCAGGCGGACGTCGGAGAAGTCCGCACCCAGCGTGGCCTCCATGTCGGCGCGCACCGGGCCGTCCAGGGGACGGCCGGGAGAGCGCAGCACTCCGCGCACCAAGGCGGACCGGCGCTCGGCCGCGTCGGCGTGCTCCGCCGCGGCGCGGCCGAGCATCTCGCCGACCGCGGCGTTGCCGATCAGCCGCTGCAGGGCGATCACCGCGTCCGACCGCGGCACGGCCGCCCGTTCCGGGTGCCGCGGGTCCACCGCCCGCGCCGTGGCGGACTCGCGCGTCCCCCCGGCCGCAGCGGAATCCTCGTGCCGCTTGTGGTGTCCGCGCACGTCTCTCCTCACCACGCCTGGACCGACCCTTCAGGTGTAGGACGCGGAGGGTCCCGCCGGACAGGTCCGAACGGGCAACGCCACGGCAGAGCCGGTGCCTGCCCGGCCCACCGCCGACCGGGATCCCGACGCCCGCACGCCGTGGGCCGGGTTCGCCCGGGGACACCGCGGCCGTGGTCCGCCGCCACCGCAGCAGGACGTCTTCGGGGAGGACGGCGGCAGCCGCGCGGCCCGCGGGCCGGTCGGTGACGTCGAGTCCCACCGGCGGCGGCGTCCCGGGGTGGTCCCGGGCCGGCCGGTGGGGCGGCCGTTCCACCGGCACCACCGGTCACCGGCACCGCCTTCGGCGGAGCACCGGCCGGTGCGGCGGTGTGCACGGGCTCCGCGGCCCCGTCGTTCCTGGTCGTGCGGCCCGGGACGGCCCGCGGGCGCCACCGCGGGGAGGCAGCGCCGCGCCCGGGGTGCCGCACCCGGGAAGACCTCAACCGTTCGGGCATCGGCCGCGGCCGCGTCCCGCCCGGCGGTCCCCTCCGTGCCGCGCGGCCCCGGGGTGCGGGCGGCGCCGACCGCGGTGGGAGCGCCGGCGCCTGCCGCGAACCGGCCCCCGCCTCCGCCCCACCCCTACGGAACACCCTCGATTTTCCGCGGAACCCTGATCCCCGGGGCCCTGGATCTGGTATCCCGGTGAAGCTAAGTCCCCCCACATCCACAGGAGTTCGCATGCTCTCCGCGCGCGCACGCAGATCACTGACGTCCCTCTTCGCCGCCGCCGCCGCGGCCTGCCTCGCCCTCACCACGGCCCCCGCCGCGCACGCCGCGCAGCACGGGGAGGCCACCGTGGCGGCGGCCGGGAAGTACATCGCGCTCGGGGACTCGTACGCGGTCGGGCCCGGCACCCGGACCTACGACGACCCGAACGACGCCTGCCGGCGCGGGCCGCTGTCCTACCCCCGGCTGTGGGCGGCGCAGCACACCTCGTACTCCTTCGTGGAGGCGTCCTGCTCGGGGGCCACCACGGCGGAGATCAAGAGCCAGCAGGTACCGCAGCTCACCGCGGACGCGACGCTGGTGACGGTGCAGGTCGGCGGGAACGACGTGGGGTTCGTCAGCGTCCTGGAGAACTGCATCCTCACGCTGGACGACAAGGACTGCGTCTCCGGGGTGAACGCGGCCAAGGCGGCGGCGACCGGCGCGCTGCCGGCCGCGCTGGCCGACACCTACGCGGCCGTCAGGCGGGGCGCGCCCAACGCCATGGTGGTCGTGGTGGGTTACCCGCGGCTCTACACCATCGGCGGCACCTGCGGCATATTCGGTCTGAGCGACACGGAGCGGACCGCGCTGAACTCGGCGGCCGACGTGCTCGACGGCGTCCTCGCCCAGCAGGCCGCGAACGCCGGCTTCGCCTTCCTCGACCCGCGGCCGTCGTTCGACCCGCACACCATCTGCTCGAAGAACTCCGCCTGGGTCACCAGCCTGGAGTGGGACAAGATTAACGAGTCGTACCACCCGAACCAGGCCGGGCACCGCGACGGCTACCTGCCCGCCCTGGACGCGATCACGGGCTGACGGCACGGATCCGGCGGCGCGGACCCGGAGCCACCGCACCCGGGTCCGCGCCGCCGTTCGCTCGGCCGGGCGGCGGGCGCGGCGGGGAACGCGGGGGCGGCCCCCGCTCCGCGGCCGCGGCCGACGCGCTCCCGCCGCGCCGGGCCGCCCGCCGTCGGGGCCGGGGGCCCCGGTTACCGGGCCGGCTCCGCGTCCGGCCCCGGCGGCGGGTCGCTCACGGCGGGCACGAGCATCTGGGAGGCGGCGAGTTCGCGGTAGAGGGCGTCGGCGCCGACCAGGTCGTCGTGGGAGCCCGCGGCGCGGATCCTGCCGTCCTCCAGGACGACGATCTGCTCGGCGTCGGTGACCGTGGACAGGCGGTGGGCGATCAGGACGACGGTGCAGCGGCGCGCGGCCTGGTTGACCGCCTCGCGCAGCGCCTGTTCGTTGCTGGCGTCGAGCTGGGCGGTGGCCTCGTCGAGCAGCAGCACCTCGGGTTTGCGCAGCAGCGCCCGCGCGATGGCCAGGCGTTGGCGCTCGCCGCCGGACAGGGTGACGCCGCGGTTGCCCACCTCGGTGTCCAGGCCGTCGGGCAGCCGGGCGACCAGGGAGTCGAGCCGGGTGAGGCGCAGTACCTCGGCGATCTCCTCGTCGCCGGCGTCGGTCGCGGCGTAACGGAGGTTGTCGCCGAGGGTGCCCGCCATCACCGGGGACTCCTGCTCGACGTAGGCGATGCGGCGGCGGACCTCCGCGCGGGGCAGCAGGGCGATGTCCTGGCCGCCGATCCGGATGGCGCCCGCCTGCGGCTCGTAGAAGCGCTGGAGCAGGGCGAACATCGTGGTCTTGCCGGCGCCGGAGAGGCCGACCAGGGCGGTGCGGGTGCCGCCGGGCACGGTGAGGCTGATGCCGCGCAGCGCGGGGCCGCGTCCCGGGTAGGCGAAGTGGACGGCGTCGAACTCGACCGGCGGCGGCCCGTCCGGCTGCGTGCGGGTCGCCGTGTCCGCGGCGGGCGGGGCGGCCCGCTCGGGGAGGTCCACGTCGTCCTCGGCCGGCAGTTGCCCGACCTGCTCGATGCGGACGATGGCGCCGAGGCCCTGCTGGAGCATGCCGAGGCCGCCCAGGAGCGAGGCGATCGGGCTGGCCAGGTAGAAGACGTAGAGCAGGAAGGCGATGAGCTGGGAGGCGCCGAGGTCCCCGGAGGCCACCAGGGCGCCGCCGACGCCGAGCACCGCGAGGAAGGCCGCCTGGATGGCGACGCCGGACAGGACCTGGACCAGGGCGACGTACTTGGCGCCGGTCAGGCCCGCCTCGTAGGCCTCCTCGATGGCGGCCTCGGCGCGGGCGGTCTCGCGGGGTTCGGCACCGTTGGCCTTGACGGTGCGGGCGGCGCCCAGGGAGCGGTCCAGGGCGGCGCCGATCGCGCCCACGGAGGCCTGGGCGCGGGCGACGGCCTCGCGGATGCGGGGCAGCACCAGCCCGAGGACGGCGCCGGTGCCGAGCAGGACCGCGAGGGTGACACCGAGCAGGCCGAGGTGGACGGTGCCCATCAGGACGACGGCGCCGCAGACGGTGAGCACCCCGTTGGTGATCATGACCAGACCCTGTGTGGCGGCGTTCTGCACCAGGGCGCTGTCGGAGGTGACGCGGGCGACCAGGTCGCCGGGGGGACGGCGGTCCAGCTCGGGGACCTTCAGGCGGATGAGGCGGAAGACCAGGTCGCGGCGGATGGAGCGGACCACCTGTTCGGAGGTGCGCTGCTGCCACCAGGACTGCAGACCGGTCAGGACCGCGCCCACCACCACCAGGGCGCCGAGCAGGACCAGCGGCCCGGTGACGGCGGTGCCGTCCTCCAGGGCGTCCAGCACCGACCGCGCCACCAGCGGCTGGACGAGTCCGCAGGCACTGGCGGCGAGCACGAGCAGGAGCGAGCCGAGGAGTACGGACCGGTACGGGCGGGTCTGCCGGAGCAGTGCCCGCAGCGGGCGGCTGCCGTGGGGCGGCGACCCGCCGGGCCCGGGACCCGGCGCCTCCTGCGGTGGGGTCGGGTGGGCTGTGATCATGGGGGCTCCGGGTGTGGGGGACACGCTCAGCGGCCTGCGGGTGCCGCCGGGCGCGTCGCGACGAGCTGTTCGAGGTGGTCGGCGGCGGCGCGCTGGCCGCCCGCGGCGCGCAGCGACCTGCCGATGGCCGCGGCGGCGGCGCGGTGGGGGCCGGTGTCGTCCAGGACCGTG
This is a stretch of genomic DNA from Streptomyces sp. TG1A-8. It encodes these proteins:
- a CDS encoding DUF4157 domain-containing protein, translated to MRGHHKRHEDSAAAGGTRESATARAVDPRHPERAAVPRSDAVIALQRLIGNAAVGEMLGRAAAEHADAAERRSALVRGVLRSPGRPLDGPVRADMEATLGADFSDVRLHTDRAAHESAASVAAQAYTSGSHIVFQRGRYDTASDSGREVLAHELTHVLQQRRGPVAGTDTGGGLAVSDPSDRFEREAERVAAGAGAGFPATAATAPGAGAGLPVARLLSVEEFRRKTTVGLLEKRGSSIEQVEQALAAYHRLPQTSYLARRRQLEKLRAVAEAYGGQSKSGRHQTAVDDLIAESHAESNLIRLPAVIEEILQQASAHTQIYQQLDSASMEDDPLAKARRLLSAQEAVLQQIRATGLGPDSDLFAANTNLSNWLNGVVNGLPEDDRRTLVEDDLQLLDAIRADTGAPQITRDVLGDLLAHRGIVKFTSGMPGTALSPAGTAEKYTLKHALYQPGGATERLGSLAHELTHVDAGETYAHSEILLLLRRDLSDGEVRDLVKGRKAEVDRLKTLLKQSRALTTEQEGLVAAKLQYAVEPKKGVGRYAMSFKAHDRIDDPTYQRLMHIEQLSAPNSSVLVEYDTVITQLLVYLHQWGVDQQEPFHAAVMRLAARLRADRTAARSANP
- a CDS encoding SGNH/GDSL hydrolase family protein, whose amino-acid sequence is MLSARARRSLTSLFAAAAAACLALTTAPAAHAAQHGEATVAAAGKYIALGDSYAVGPGTRTYDDPNDACRRGPLSYPRLWAAQHTSYSFVEASCSGATTAEIKSQQVPQLTADATLVTVQVGGNDVGFVSVLENCILTLDDKDCVSGVNAAKAAATGALPAALADTYAAVRRGAPNAMVVVVGYPRLYTIGGTCGIFGLSDTERTALNSAADVLDGVLAQQAANAGFAFLDPRPSFDPHTICSKNSAWVTSLEWDKINESYHPNQAGHRDGYLPALDAITG
- a CDS encoding ABC transporter ATP-binding protein; translated protein: MITAHPTPPQEAPGPGPGGSPPHGSRPLRALLRQTRPYRSVLLGSLLLVLAASACGLVQPLVARSVLDALEDGTAVTGPLVLLGALVVVGAVLTGLQSWWQQRTSEQVVRSIRRDLVFRLIRLKVPELDRRPPGDLVARVTSDSALVQNAATQGLVMITNGVLTVCGAVVLMGTVHLGLLGVTLAVLLGTGAVLGLVLPRIREAVARAQASVGAIGAALDRSLGAARTVKANGAEPRETARAEAAIEEAYEAGLTGAKYVALVQVLSGVAIQAAFLAVLGVGGALVASGDLGASQLIAFLLYVFYLASPIASLLGGLGMLQQGLGAIVRIEQVGQLPAEDDVDLPERAAPPAADTATRTQPDGPPPVEFDAVHFAYPGRGPALRGISLTVPGGTRTALVGLSGAGKTTMFALLQRFYEPQAGAIRIGGQDIALLPRAEVRRRIAYVEQESPVMAGTLGDNLRYAATDAGDEEIAEVLRLTRLDSLVARLPDGLDTEVGNRGVTLSGGERQRLAIARALLRKPEVLLLDEATAQLDASNEQALREAVNQAARRCTVVLIAHRLSTVTDAEQIVVLEDGRIRAAGSHDDLVGADALYRELAASQMLVPAVSDPPPGPDAEPAR